GACGGTCGAGCGTAATGAATTGATCGGTGCCGAAGCGCGACAGCAAGTCCGGGCGGGTCACCGCCTCCAGCCGCAGCACTTCGGTATTGACCAGTGCCCCGCTGTCGGCCAGGGCCTGGGCCCAGCCGCTGCGCTGGTCGAGCGCCACACCGTCGAAGGTGACGATGGACCCGACCCCGCTTTGCGTCGCGATGTAGTTGCGCCGCTTCAACTCGGCCAGGGCTTCACGCAAAGTGCCTCGGCTGACTTTGAATTCTTCAGCCAACTGATGCTCGCCCGGCAAATGAAAGCCGTCCTCCATGAGGCCACTTTCGATGCGCCGGATAAGCTCGTCGACCACCCGTTGTTTCTTGTCAAATCGTACCTGTCTAATCATGTACAAATTGATACCCGAAACGGGCTGGGACGGGCAAGGAATATTTATGGAAAGGTGACGGAAGGAGCGGGATTGAAAATCACCCTGTGGGAGCGAGCCTGCTCGCGAAAGCGGTGTTGCTGACACGTTGATGCTGGATGTGCCAATGCCTTCGCGAGCAGGCTCGCTCCCACACTTAATGAGCTGTCAGCGCTGTTTCAGACGGTCAATCACCACCGCCAGCAACAAGATCGAACCACGAATCACGTACTGATAAAACGTATCGATGTTCTTCAGGTTCATCGCATTCTCGATGATCGCCAGAATCAACACCCCGGCAATCACATGCCGAATCATGCCGATCCCGCCGCTCAGCGAAACGCCACCCAACACACAAGCCGAAATTACTGTCAGCTCGAAACCCTGGCCGATCATTGGCTGGCCCGACGTCATGCGCGACGCCAGGATCACACCCGCCAACGCGCCGATCACGCCATGCACGGCGAAGATGATGATCTTGGTCCGGTCAACGTTAACGCCCGCCAGCAGTGCCGCTTCCTGGTTGCCGCCGATGGCCATGGTATTGCGCCCGTAGGTGGTGTAGTTGAGCAGCCAGCCGAAGAACAGGAAGCAGACGATGGTGATCAGGATCGGCACCGGCACGCCAAACAACTGGCCATTGCCGAAGACGAAGAACGATTCCTGGGACACACCCACCGCTTTGCCGTTGGCAAAAATGTAAGCCAGGCCGCGCACGATCTGCATGGTTGCCAGCGTGGTGATCAACGCGTTGACCCGCAGCTTGGCAATCACGATCCCGTTGATCAGCCCGACGATCAAGCCCATCACCAGCGCCGCGCTGACGCCGAGAAACACGCTGTCGGTGTCGCGCATCACCACCGCCGCGACCACCCCGGCACAGGCAATCACCGAACCCACCGACAAGTCGAAATGCCCGGACGCCAGGCAATACAACATGGTGCACGCGGCAATCCCGGTGGTGGAAATCGCCAGGCCCAGACCACGCATGTTCAACGGTGAGAGGAAGTTGTCGATGAGCAAGGTGCAGAGCACGAAGATCCCGACAGCGGCGAGCAGCATGACCCAGTCATCAAGAAAGCGCCGCAGGTCCAGGGGTTTGCGCACAGTCGGCAGGGTTTCGTTTTGGGTTGTCATCATAGTCACCTCTCAGTTCGCCACGCCGTCAGCGCGGTGGCGCGGCAAAGCCAGTTGCAGCAGGTTGGATTCATTGGCCTGTTCGCGGCTCAGTTCGCCGCGCATGGCGCCTTCACAGAGCACCAGGATGCGGTCGGAAATGCCCATCACTTCCATCAGGTCGCTGGACACCACGATCACCGCAATACCGTCAGCCGCGAGGTTATGGATGATCTGGTAAATCTCGGCCTTGGCGCCGATGTCGATGCCTCGGGTGGGTTCGTCGAGCAGCAGGACTTTCATCGGCATCGACAGCCAACGACCGAGGATCGCCTTCTGCTGATTGCCGCCGGACAGGTACATGATTTTTTGCGCCGCGTTGGGCGTCTTCACTTTCAGCGCCTTGATCTGCTTGTCGGCGTTGCCCTTTTCCCACAGGCCGCGCAACAGGCAACCGAAGGTGGAATGGGCGCCACGGGCGCTGATGTTGATGTTCTCGGCGACGCTGGAGAGCGGCATGATGCCCTCCTTCTTGCGGTCCTCCGGGCACAGCAAAATGCCGGCGGCGATCGCGTCGCGCGTTGAGCGCAGTTTCAGCTCATGGCCACGCAGCTCAAGGCGTCCGGCGGTGTTGCGCTCCAGGCCGCTGAGCATGCGAAACAGCTCGGTACGACCGGCACCCACAAGGCCGAACAAGCCGAGAATCTCGCCTTTGTGCGCCTCGAAACTTACCGGTTCGCGCAGGCCTGGCCCAAGCAGGCCGTCGACCTTCAACGCCACCGCGCCACGGGGGCGCGAGCGATAATCGTAGATGTCCTGGATGTCGCGGCCGACCATGCAGGTGACCAGTTGGTCGTGGGTCAGCTCGCTCATGTCCTCGAAGGTGCGCACGTAGCGGCCGTCCTTGAACACGGTCACCGCGTTGCAGATACGGAACACTTCTTCCATGCGATGGGAAACGTACAACACCACTTTGCCCTCATCGCGCAGGCGACCGATGATCGCCATCAAGCGATCGATCTCCCGCGCCGACAGGCTGCTGGTGGGCTCGTCGAAGGCGATCACATGGGCACCTCGGGACAAGGCTTTGGCGATTTCCACCAATTGCCGCTGACCGAGGGACAGGCGCCCGACTTTCTCTTGCGGGTCGATTTCGTCGGCCAGGCCCTTCAGGCAGGCCAGGGCTTGCTGACGCAGGGTGCCGCGATTGATCAGGCCGAAACTGGCGGGCAAGTGACCGAGAAACAGGTTTTCCGCCACGGTCATTTCCGGCACCAGGTGCAGTTCCTGGTGGATCACCGCGACGCCGCTGCCGATGCTGTCGGCCGTGGACTTGAAGACCTTCGTTTGCTCGCCGATCTGCAAATCGCCGCTACTGGGGGTGTAGGCACCACCAAGGATTTTCAGCAGGGTCGACTTGCCGGCGCCGTTCTCGCCCATCAAGGCATGAACCTGGCCCGGATGGGCGACGAAGCTGATGCCATCCAGCGCCTTCACCCCGGGGAACGTCTTGCCGATGCCGTTGAAGCGCAGGCTGCCACCGGCAGTGTGTTGTTGTACTTGTGTTTGCGCGTGCATAACCACCTCATCACACCGATCAGGCAACCCCGTTGCCGGGGCTGCCGATGAAATCAATCGAGCCTCAGTTCCACAGGCCGATCTTTTCCAGTTCCTGCTTGAAGTTGTCGCGGGTGATCAGCGTCACGTCGTCCATCGCGGTGTACTTCGCTGGCTCTTTGCCGGTCGTAACCCAGTCGTAGATCATCGCGGCCGTGTTGTAGCCCTCGATGTGCGGGCTTGGCAGCATCGAACCATAGAAGCCGCTGTTGGGTTTCTTCAGTTCGCCGATGGCGTCGGTGCCGTTGATGCCGATGCCGATCACGTTCGCCGCAGCGAAGCCTGCAGCCTCGGTGGCGCGCACGCCGCCCAGTACGGTGTTGTCGTTCATCCCGCCGATGATCAGGTTTTTCGCCGCACCCGGCAGTTTCACCAAGGCCGAGTTGGTGGCGTCCATGCTGCCCGGCACGTCGAGGGTTTTCAGGGCCGAGAACAGAATGTGGTCTTTCGGCATGCCGGCATCTTCCAGCGCCTTGACCGAACCGTCGGTGCGTTTCTTGCCGGTGTCGAGTTCGTTGTAGGTGTTGATCACCGCGTAGGTGTCTTTCCAGTCCCAGCCGCGTTTTTTCGCTTCAGTGGCCATGGCGGTGCCTTGTTTCTGGCCGACTTCGAACGCCGCCATGCCGAGGTACGGCACGTCTTCCATGAACTTGCCGCTGGCATCGACGAAACGGTCATCGACGGCAATCACTTTCAAGCCGTTGAGCTTGGCCTTGGCCATGATCGCCGGGCCCAGGGACACGTCTGGCGGGCAAATCACGAAGCCCTTGGCGCCGTTAGCGGCGAGGCTGTCGATGGCCGAGAGGGTTTTCTCGCCATCAGGCACGGCGATCTTGATCAGGGTGAAGCCCTTCTCTTTCCCGGCCTTTTCGGCGAACGCCCATTCGGTCTGGAACCAAGGCTCTTCCGCTTGCTTGACCAGAAAACCGATTTTCACTTCCTCGGCCGCCACCAGCGTGCTGCTCAGGCTGACCGCAGTGACCGCCAAAGCGGCACAGCACAGGGAACGGATTGCATGACGACGATTCATAAGCTGACTCCTTGTTATTTTTTTTGAGCGTTATTTGAAAGCGGTGAAACCGTATTGCCAATAGTCATATCGTATGATGATTGGATTTCAAGCGTAGTTGTACGCCTGAAATCCCGTTCACTCAGTCGTGGTACATCACCGAGCGCCCGCCATCGATGGTGATGCACGAGGCATTGATGAACGGCGCTTCATCACTGGCCAGAAATACAGCGGTCATGGCCACTTCAACAGGCTGGCCGATACGCTTGGGTGGATGCAGATCGAAGGCGCGCTGACGTTCGGCGTGGGGGTCGGCAAACCCGTTCCAGTAGTCGACGTTCAGTTGCGTTTCAATGTAGCCCGGCGCAATGGCGTTGACGCGAATGCCCTTGGGTGCGTATTCAATGCCCAAGGCGCGGGTCAGGCCGAGCAAGCCGTGCTTGGCCACCGGGTACGGGAAGCAGCCTGGAATGATGTGGCTGGAATGGGTCGAGGCAATGTTGATGATGCTGCCGATGCCCTGCTCGATCATCTGCGGCAACACAGCCTTGCAGCCGAACCAGGCGCCATCGAGGTCGATGGCAAAGCAGCGGCGCCAGTCCTCTTCGGTCATTTGCAGCGGATCGAGGAAGACATTGACCCCGGCGCAGTTGACCAGCACGTCGATCCGACCGTGACGCTCGACCGCTAATCTGGCCATGGCGTGCAGATCCTGCTGCTGCGAAACGTCGGCCTTGAGCGCCACGACATCGGCACCCTGGTTCCGCCAGTGCGCCGCGACTGCTTCGACTTTTTCGCCCTGGATATCGCTGATGACCAACCTGGCTTGCTGGGAGGCGAACGTCGCGACAATCGCCTCACCAATGCCCTGAGCGGCGCCGGTCAGCAGCACGACTTTGTTTTTCAGGCGCTCGCCTTTCGGCGGCTCGGGCACTGGGGGCAAGGACAGAGGTTCAGACATGGATCAAGACTCCGGTTCCACAGCACGACGAAAACCGGGCATCCAAGGATGTCCGGTCAAAAGGCGTTGAACGCTGGAAAGAAACAGGCGAACGCAAAAACGTTTCAGCGAGGAGACGTTCTGAAGCACTGATTCCGCAAGGGAATGCGGTGGAATATCGCTGCATCACTTCACCTGTTTTGTTTTTTTAAGTGTGAGTGCGTGTAACTGATGGCGCCGACTATAAACCCGACCGCCAAATAATCTCAATATATAATTTAACATCCCATATTTTGGGATCTAACCAGCAAATCGAGTGCATCGCTTCCCGGGCATATCGAGGCGAATTGACAACATCGCCCCATCCAGCGGATGCCCAAGCGGGCTCGCGGCGCTGGTGATGTACAGCGTTTTCAAGTCGTCGCCACCGAACACGCAACTGGTCGGTCGGCTGACAGGCAGCTCAATCAGCTGATCAACCTTGCCTTCCGGGCTCAGCCGTAACAGGCAACTACCGTCCCAACGGGCGTTCCAGATGAACCCTTCGGCATCCATCGCCGAGCCGTCCGGACCGCCGCGCCCATGAGGACCGAACCAGGGCTGAGCCGGCTCGAGGCTGCCGTCGGTACGAATGAAATGCTGATACAGCGTGCCGTCGAGGCTGTCGCCGAAACACACGGTCGTAGCGTCATCGCTCCACAGCAGCGTGTTGGGAATGCCTAGGCCACGCAGCAGCGGCGTCACCCGCGCATCGCGATCAATGCGGAACAGACCGCCGGAACGCCGTTCAATGGGCAAGTCTTCGCCCTGCTCACCGATGTTGTTTTGCATGGTGCCTAGCCACAGCCGGCCTTGGGCATCGCAGCGAGCTTCATTGGCGCGGTTGCCCGGTTGCGGATCGGCGACGCAGAGTAATGTCAGCCGTGGCTCCAGACCCGGCGAATCCAGATCGAGGCGATAGATGCCACTGCTCAAGGTCACGAGCGCGTCGCCGCTTTCGCAGGGAATGAACGCCGAAACGTGCTCCGGCATCTGCCAGATCTGTACGTTGGCGCCGATCAGCCGCAGCGCTTGCTTGCCGGCGATGTCCACCCAATACAACGCCCGGGTTGGCACATCCCAAAACGGGCCTTCGCCAAGCTGCGCCCGGTGTTCGGTAACCGCAGTCCACTCCATGAAACCTCCTGCTTTCTTATTGTTTTTCGTGTGGGAGCCTGGCTTGCCGGCTCCTACAGGCTCTTCATTCTCAACTGGCTTTTTTGTCGGCCATGAATTGCGGGTAATAGCGCTTGATGGCGAGGTCGGCGTTGTCGATCAGGGTCATGCAGGCCCAGACACCCCGTGCGGCATCCCGCGCGGCGATGGCATCGGCCATGTCTTTGTGAATCGGCAAGGTACGGCGCAGTTCATCGGGGTCGGCGGCGGACACCTCAAAACACACCGCCAGCAGCGCGCCAAGGGCCGGGACCATTTGTTCGATGAATTGATTGTGGCTGGCGGCGAGAATGCACTCGTGGAAGAACTGGTCGGCGCGGTTGTAATCGACGCCGCTGTCCACTGCGCGCTCGAGTGCGTTGTAGGCCAGTAAAACGGCCTCCACCTGCTCGGCAGTCGCTCGTTCGCAAGCCCAGCGCACGGCCATCGGTTCGATGGTACGGCGCAGGTCGAGTAAGTCATCGACGAAGTTTTCCGGCAAACCGCTGCGTGAAAGCCAACCGACGACTTGCGGATCGAACAGATTCCAGCGCCGAACCGGCAACACCCGCGTACCAACTTTCGGCCCGACTTCGAGCATCCCTTTGGCGACCAGGGTCTTGATGGCTTCGCGGATGACCGTGCGGCTGACGCCGAGTTGTTCGCCAAGGTCGGCTTCGACCTTGAGGGTTTCGCCGGGTTTTACTTGCCCGGTAGCAATCCAGCAACCCAGCCAGTCGACGGTCGTAGCATGAAAGCTGCTGGACATGGACACCTCAAAGCCGTTCGCGATGGGTGCCCACGCTAATCATCATATGATTGACTGTCAAATAAAAAAGATCGCAGCCTGCGGCAACTCCTACCGGAGTTTACATTCCTCTGAAGGAACTGCCGCAGGCTGCGATCTTTTCATGGCTCAAGACCGATGCGGAAAAACTCGCCGCCACTCCACACACCCAACCAACGCTCTCCGTCGAACTCACGACTTACCGCCAGCTCCACCAGTTGATAGAACACATTGCGATGGATTAACGCTTCAAGGTTGGTGCGCACATGCACGTACGGCGCCGGCTCTTGGGTGACAGGATCAATCACCACGCGAATCGGATGCTCGGCACCGGCGTCAGTGATTTCGTCGACGTTGGTGGTGAAGCGCAAGATCTGCGCCTCACCCTCACCTTCCACGTCCACGGCAATCGCCACGAAGGGCACGTCATCGACCTTGATGCCGACCTTCTCGACCGGGGTGATGAGGAAGTAATCGTCACCATCGCGACGAATGATGGTGGAGAACAGCTTGACCATCGGCTTGCGACCGATCGGCGTACCCAGGTAATACCACGTACCGTCGCGGGCAATGCGCATGTCGATGTCGCCGCAGAAGTCGGGATTCCACAAGTGGACCGGCGGCAAGCCTTTGGTTTTGGGGATTTGCCCCAACAGGTCGTTGGCTTTTTGCGGGCCACTCATGGCGATCTCCTTGGATTACTAGTCGCTGAGCCCCAGCAAGCTGCGAGCGTACTGCTCCAGCGGCGGGCCCATCAGGTCTTCTGGCTTCTTGTCGTGGAACGTCAGCAAACCGCCACGACTCTTGATACGTGCAGTATCAATCAAATACTGGGTGCTGGTCTCGATCAACATGATCTGAATAACACCGCTGTCGACACCGAGGCGGTCCAGCGCTTCCTGATCCAGCCATTCATCCGAGTTGCCGATGCGGTCGTCAGACTTGGCGAACCGGGTATAGAGCAGGTAATGGGCGCCGACGGAGCGAGCATCGCTCATGGCCTGGTCAAGGCCTTCCGGTGCGCGGGCGCGTCGGACCATCGGGAAGTAATCGACAAAGCCGTCGAACGCCACTTCGGCAATGACGTTAGGTCGTGGATAAACGGCGCTGCCCGGCGGCAGGAATGCGCCCTGGGCGATGTAGACGAACGAGTCCGGCTGAATGCGCAGGTTGTTCACGCGGCGGCTGTCGCTATGGTCCAACAGTCCCGCGTCACTCATGTGGTAGCGAGTCCCTTCGGCCATATCGCTGACATTCATGCAGCCACCAAGCGCCAAAACGGCCAGCAGCAAAACCAGGCTACGCATCCTATCCTCCAGAAGCCGGTGACGGAAAACCGGCGAATGGCGGTGGGATGCAGATTTTGCGCCACTCCTTGCGATCACGGATATTTCCAGATTTATCGTGCTTACCTGTGGCGAGGGAGCTTGCTCCCGCTCGGCTGCGCAGCAGTCGTTAATAGTGAGGAATACTGTGTACTTGAGAATTCAGGGTTGCTTCGCACCTCTGCGGGAGCAAGCTCCCTCGCCACAGGTCCGCTTTAGCCGCCGATAATCTTCATGACCGTCGCCCCGCCGGAAAACGCCACTTCCTGCTTATCGCCCAACGCCTTGACCAGCAACCGCTGCAAGGCCGGCAACGCTTGGTGACGCGGCTTGTCCAGCAAATCACCGACATAGTGACGATTACTCGACGACAGACAGCCATGCAACCATCCCGTAGACGAGAGCCGCAGGCGAGAACAGGTCCGGCAGAACGGCACGCTTTCGTTGGCAATCACACCGAAATGGCCCATGCCCGGAATTTCGTAGCGTACCGCCGTCGCATCAACCGGGGCGTCGGCCTGGAGATACTCGTAGCGATCACCGATCAGGTTCAGTAATTGCTGAAGGCTGACAAACTGCTGCAAGAAGGCGTTGGAGTCGCTGGCCAGGTGGCCCATGCGCATCAGCTCAATGAAGCGCAGCTCATAGCCGCGGTCCAGGCAATAATCGAGCAGTGGCATCACCTGATCGAGGTTCTGCCCGCGCAACGGCACCATGTTGACCTTGATCTTGATGCCAGCGGCGTTCGCCTGGTCCATGCCATCAAGCACCGTCGCCAGATCTCCGCCACGGGCGATAGAGCGGAATGCGCTGGCATCCAGCGTATCGAGGGAAACGTTGATCCGCCGAATACCGGCATCAACCAGCAGCGGCAGCTTCTTCGCCAGCAATTGACCGTTAGTGGTCAGGCTGATGTCTTCCAGGCCCATCTTCCCGACAGCGGTCATGAAGGCTTCGAGTTTCGGGCTGACCAGCGGCTCGCCACCGGTGATGCGTAAACGCTCGATGCCTGCTGCTTCAATCAAATAGGCCACGCCGCGAGCCATGGCCTCGGCCGACAATTCATCCTGCGCAGCCACCAGCCGCTTGCCGTTGGGCACGCAGTAGGTACAAGCGTAATTGCAGGCTGAGGTCAGGCTGATGCGCAAATTGCGAAAACGCCTGCCTTGACGGTCAACGATCATGGATCACTCCGGCGAAAGAAAATCGAACCGCTAAAACTTGACTCACAAATCAAGTTTTAGCAAGTCCCATGCCTGAGTATATTCCTGCGGCATTGCGCCATGTAGGGAAATCACGGCGCAATAAGGCGGCTGAATGGCTCAGCTGCTCGAGGTGTCGGTGTCGCGCTTGCGCTTGTTGCCCATGCGCACGCCGATGTCCATCAAGAACTGGAAAAAACCCTCCTGATCTTCCAGCACATTGCTCCAGAACGGCGAGTGATACAGCGCTACGGCACCGTGCACCAGCGCCCAGGACGCGCAATAGTGGAAATAAGGCGGAACGTCTTCGAGCTTGCCTTCGCTGATGCGGCCCTTGATCAACAAGGTCAGGCGTTCGAAGTTGGAGGCGCGGATCTTGTGCAGCTCCTCGATCATCTCCGGAACCTGGTTGCCCTTGACCACTTTTTCTTCCAGGCGATCGAACAAGCGATAACGCTGTGGATCACGCATGCGGAATTCGAAATAAGCGCGGGACAGGGCTTCCTTGTCCTTGTCGACGTCGGCGGAATGCAGCAGCTCGTTCAAATCGCGCTCGTAGTCGAGCATCAGGCGCAGATAAATCTCGGCTTTGGATTTGAAGTGCTTGTAGATCGTGCCTTTGCCGATACCGACGGCATCAGCAATCATCTCGACGGTGACACTGTCTTCACCTTGTTCGAGGAACAGCTTGAGCGCGGTATCGAGAATTTCTTGCTCGCGGCGACGAAACTCACGGACCTTACGAGGTTCTTTATGCATAAGAAAAGGTCTGTAGGGGTCAAAATTCGAAGCCGCGTATTATGCCTAAATTACGCAAAAATGCACGGATCATCGGACCATATCAGTGTTTCTTGATCATTTCGCACAGGGTCTTCAGTTGATGAGAACTCTTCTGAAGCGGGCGTATTCCAAAATTGTTTAAAAACCGGGGTCAGTAAACTGGCAACGGCGCAATACTGATCAATACTTGAACTGTCGGCGGGGCATCTCCCCCAAGTGTCGCGCCGATATTGGTACCAACGGACCGCGTGCCATTGTTTTACTCCTAATGGTCTTAACCCGGATTCACCCCCCAGAACCCGGGTTTTTTTTGCCTGCGATTTAACCTTTCACGTGCGCCAGCGGAAACAAACGCTTGAAGTTCTCGGTGGTCTGCTCGGCAAATCGCTCGTATGACTCGCCGCGCAGCATTGCCAGAAACTCTGCCACTTCCCGCACATACTGCGGCAAGTTCGGCTTGCCGCGATGGGGGATCGGCGCCAGGTACGGTGAGTCGGTTTCCACCAGCAAACGGTCAGCAGGGACTTTGCTGGCCACATCCCGCAATGCGTCGGCATTGCGGAAAGTGACAATACCGGACAGCGAGATGTAATAGCCCATATCAAGGGCAGCCTTGGCCATGTCCCAGTCTTCGGTGAAGCAATGCAGGACACCCGCCTGGGGCAGCGCCGCTCCCCGCAGCAAATTCAGTGTGTCTTCACGGGCGCCACGGGTGTGGATGATCACTGGCTTGCCGGTTTGCTGCGCGGCTTGCAGGTGCAGGCGGAAAGACTCTTGCTGCAGCTCTGCCGCTTCAGGCTCGTAGTGATAATCCAGACCGGTTTCACCGATCGCCACCACACGCGGATGCTCGAGTTCCTGCAGCAACCAGTCCAGCGCCGGAGCTGCTCCTGGCTGCACGTCCAGCGGATGTACGCCAACCGAGCAGTCGACGTCGTCATACTTTTCTGCAAGGGCTTTGACATCAGCAGCGTTGTCGACGCTGACACCAATACACAGAAAGTGCCCTACCCCGCGCTGACGGGCCGCCTCAAGGGCAGCATCCAGGGAGCCGTCATGGGCGGTGAGGTCGAGGCGATCAAGGTGACAATGGGAATCTACGAGCATAAAAAGGGCTGCTACTTACATCGTATGAGTGGGACGGTCGGATTTGATGGCTCCGGCCAAATGGGTTTCGATTCGACTGCGCGCGGCGTGATCGCCCTCATTGAACTGCACGCCAACCCCGGCTGCGCGGTTACCCTGCGCGCCTTTGGGGGTGACCCAGGCGACCTTGCCGGCCACGGGGATCTTTTCCAGCTCATCCATCAAGTGCAGCAGCATGAACACCTCATCGCCCAACGTGTAGCTCTTGTTGGTCGGAATAAACAGGCCGCCGTTCTTGATGAAGGGCATGTAAGCCGCGTAAAGCACCGACTTGTCCTTGATGGTCAGGGACAAGATACCGTTACGCGGCCCCGGGCTGACAGGTTCTTTCATGCTGACCTCCACTGCGGATGTTCAGAGTCTAGGCCTGACGATCATCTCTGGGTAGGCAAGGACGCCCATTGCACCAGCAGCGCCTCCAGCAGCAACACCCGATTGAGGTTGGCCTTGCTCAACACTTTCTGACGCTGGGCGAGGATCCAGTCCTGAATATTGAGGACTTTCTCCTGTCCGGCTTTTTGCGCCAGGTATTGAATGACCTTGCGCATATCCGTCAGTCCCAACCCGGATTCATCCTGGGTCAGTTGATAACGCAGGATCAAACTCGACCAATCGCAGAACCAGTCGAACAGCAGCAACAACGGAATCGCATTCCAGCCTTCGGCCAGTTGTGTCGGCGATTGTTGCTGCTTGAGCAGTTTCTTCACGCCATCGACCACTTGCGCGCGCTGATCGCGCACGCCCTGGGCCTGAAGGTTGACGGCTGCCAGTGGTGACCCGGCGGCCAGGGTCAGCAATTCAATGCGTTCCTCTTCCGAACAGTCCGGCAGTGCCTTGGCCAACCATTCCCGACTCATGGCTTCACTTGGCAGTGGGCAGGCCTGCTGCACACAGCGGCTCTTGATGGTCGGCAGCAAACGACTCGGCTGGTGGCTGACCAACAGCAACACGGTATCGCCGGACGGCTCTTCCAGGCTTTTGAGCAGGGCGTTGGCGGCATTGATGTTCATCGACTCGACCGGCTCGATCAGCACCACTTTGCGCCCGCCCAATTGTGCAGTCTGGACCACAAAGCTGACCAGATCCCGGACCTGATCGACCTTGATTGCCTTGTCAGCCTCTTCCGGCTCGAGAATGTAATTGTCGGGATGACTGCCGGCCTTGAGCAACAGACAGGATTTGCATTCGCTGC
The Pseudomonas sp. MYb327 DNA segment above includes these coding regions:
- a CDS encoding GntR family transcriptional regulator → MIRQVRFDKKQRVVDELIRRIESGLMEDGFHLPGEHQLAEEFKVSRGTLREALAELKRRNYIATQSGVGSIVTFDGVALDQRSGWAQALADSGALVNTEVLRLEAVTRPDLLSRFGTDQFITLDRRRRSNDGTLVSLERSLMPASGGLESLPRVGLIDNSLTITLAAYGYIGERGDQWIGAEPLNAEDAELLGRPVGTVFLKALRTTYDRQNRFMEQVESLLDPVHFRLHLQFGTSK
- the araH gene encoding L-arabinose ABC transporter permease AraH, with amino-acid sequence MTTQNETLPTVRKPLDLRRFLDDWVMLLAAVGIFVLCTLLIDNFLSPLNMRGLGLAISTTGIAACTMLYCLASGHFDLSVGSVIACAGVVAAVVMRDTDSVFLGVSAALVMGLIVGLINGIVIAKLRVNALITTLATMQIVRGLAYIFANGKAVGVSQESFFVFGNGQLFGVPVPILITIVCFLFFGWLLNYTTYGRNTMAIGGNQEAALLAGVNVDRTKIIIFAVHGVIGALAGVILASRMTSGQPMIGQGFELTVISACVLGGVSLSGGIGMIRHVIAGVLILAIIENAMNLKNIDTFYQYVIRGSILLLAVVIDRLKQR
- the araG gene encoding L-arabinose ABC transporter ATP-binding protein AraG, which gives rise to MHAQTQVQQHTAGGSLRFNGIGKTFPGVKALDGISFVAHPGQVHALMGENGAGKSTLLKILGGAYTPSSGDLQIGEQTKVFKSTADSIGSGVAVIHQELHLVPEMTVAENLFLGHLPASFGLINRGTLRQQALACLKGLADEIDPQEKVGRLSLGQRQLVEIAKALSRGAHVIAFDEPTSSLSAREIDRLMAIIGRLRDEGKVVLYVSHRMEEVFRICNAVTVFKDGRYVRTFEDMSELTHDQLVTCMVGRDIQDIYDYRSRPRGAVALKVDGLLGPGLREPVSFEAHKGEILGLFGLVGAGRTELFRMLSGLERNTAGRLELRGHELKLRSTRDAIAAGILLCPEDRKKEGIMPLSSVAENINISARGAHSTFGCLLRGLWEKGNADKQIKALKVKTPNAAQKIMYLSGGNQQKAILGRWLSMPMKVLLLDEPTRGIDIGAKAEIYQIIHNLAADGIAVIVVSSDLMEVMGISDRILVLCEGAMRGELSREQANESNLLQLALPRHRADGVAN
- a CDS encoding substrate-binding domain-containing protein, coding for MNRRHAIRSLCCAALAVTAVSLSSTLVAAEEVKIGFLVKQAEEPWFQTEWAFAEKAGKEKGFTLIKIAVPDGEKTLSAIDSLAANGAKGFVICPPDVSLGPAIMAKAKLNGLKVIAVDDRFVDASGKFMEDVPYLGMAAFEVGQKQGTAMATEAKKRGWDWKDTYAVINTYNELDTGKKRTDGSVKALEDAGMPKDHILFSALKTLDVPGSMDATNSALVKLPGAAKNLIIGGMNDNTVLGGVRATEAAGFAAANVIGIGINGTDAIGELKKPNSGFYGSMLPSPHIEGYNTAAMIYDWVTTGKEPAKYTAMDDVTLITRDNFKQELEKIGLWN
- a CDS encoding SDR family oxidoreductase, which produces MSEPLSLPPVPEPPKGERLKNKVVLLTGAAQGIGEAIVATFASQQARLVISDIQGEKVEAVAAHWRNQGADVVALKADVSQQQDLHAMARLAVERHGRIDVLVNCAGVNVFLDPLQMTEEDWRRCFAIDLDGAWFGCKAVLPQMIEQGIGSIINIASTHSSHIIPGCFPYPVAKHGLLGLTRALGIEYAPKGIRVNAIAPGYIETQLNVDYWNGFADPHAERQRAFDLHPPKRIGQPVEVAMTAVFLASDEAPFINASCITIDGGRSVMYHD
- a CDS encoding SMP-30/gluconolactonase/LRE family protein, whose amino-acid sequence is MEWTAVTEHRAQLGEGPFWDVPTRALYWVDIAGKQALRLIGANVQIWQMPEHVSAFIPCESGDALVTLSSGIYRLDLDSPGLEPRLTLLCVADPQPGNRANEARCDAQGRLWLGTMQNNIGEQGEDLPIERRSGGLFRIDRDARVTPLLRGLGIPNTLLWSDDATTVCFGDSLDGTLYQHFIRTDGSLEPAQPWFGPHGRGGPDGSAMDAEGFIWNARWDGSCLLRLSPEGKVDQLIELPVSRPTSCVFGGDDLKTLYITSAASPLGHPLDGAMLSIRLDMPGKRCTRFAG
- a CDS encoding FadR/GntR family transcriptional regulator — translated: MSSSFHATTVDWLGCWIATGQVKPGETLKVEADLGEQLGVSRTVIREAIKTLVAKGMLEVGPKVGTRVLPVRRWNLFDPQVVGWLSRSGLPENFVDDLLDLRRTIEPMAVRWACERATAEQVEAVLLAYNALERAVDSGVDYNRADQFFHECILAASHNQFIEQMVPALGALLAVCFEVSAADPDELRRTLPIHKDMADAIAARDAARGVWACMTLIDNADLAIKRYYPQFMADKKAS
- a CDS encoding DUF1285 domain-containing protein; translated protein: MSGPQKANDLLGQIPKTKGLPPVHLWNPDFCGDIDMRIARDGTWYYLGTPIGRKPMVKLFSTIIRRDGDDYFLITPVEKVGIKVDDVPFVAIAVDVEGEGEAQILRFTTNVDEITDAGAEHPIRVVIDPVTQEPAPYVHVRTNLEALIHRNVFYQLVELAVSREFDGERWLGVWSGGEFFRIGLEP
- a CDS encoding DUF4823 domain-containing protein, translating into MRSLVLLLAVLALGGCMNVSDMAEGTRYHMSDAGLLDHSDSRRVNNLRIQPDSFVYIAQGAFLPPGSAVYPRPNVIAEVAFDGFVDYFPMVRRARAPEGLDQAMSDARSVGAHYLLYTRFAKSDDRIGNSDEWLDQEALDRLGVDSGVIQIMLIETSTQYLIDTARIKSRGGLLTFHDKKPEDLMGPPLEQYARSLLGLSD